In a genomic window of Chrysemys picta bellii isolate R12L10 chromosome 1, ASM1138683v2, whole genome shotgun sequence:
- the BHLHE41 gene encoding class E basic helix-loop-helix protein 41: MDEGIPRLQDRQLLEHVDFIGLDYPSLYLCKPKRGMKRDESKETYKLPHRLIEKKRRDRINECIAQLKDLLPEHLKLTTLGHLEKAVVLELTLKHLKALTALTEQQHQNIIALQNGERSMKSPIQCDLDAFHSGFQTCAKEVLQYLSRFESWTPREQRCAQLVNHLHAVSTQFLPSPQLLTPQVPVSKGSSSSCTQDRTGQKLEAQTNCVPVIQRTHPPVELGGENDTDTDSGYGGESEGRPDREKGQAAGLPGVTIKQEPAGDEAPAPKRLRLDCSSSATLPAAAAAALSPEHQAAAALLRPDAALLSSLMAFGGGGAAFGPQAAAAPLCLPFYFISPSAAAAYMQPLLDKSNLEKYLYPAAAPIPLLYSGIPAQAAAAAAFPCLSSVLAPADKANAAAAASALLPLDMVSAGQHLPHLFAAACETGPSLDSDLPSPEDLLQPGKESP, translated from the exons ATGGATGAAGGAATCCCTCGTTTGCAAGACAGGCAGTTGCTAGAACATGTGGATTTTATAGG ACTGGACTATCCATCCTTGTATTTGTGCAAACCCAAAAGAGGCATGAAAAGAGACGAGAGTAAG GAAACATACAAACTGCCACATAGATTGATAGAAAAGAAGAGACGAGACAGGATTAATGAATGCATTGCTCAGCTAAAAGATTTATTGCCTGAGCATCTGAAATTGACG ACATTGGGGCATCTAGAGAAAGCTGTAGTTTTGGAATTAACTTTGAAACACTTGAAAGCTTTAACAGCCTTAACGGAGCAACAGCATCAGAATATAATTGCTTTACAGAATG GGGAGCGGTCTATGAAGTCCCCCATTCAGTGCGACCTGGATGCTTTCCATTCGGGATTTCAAACGTGCGCCAAAGAAGTCTTGCAATACCTCTCCAGGTTTGAAAGCTGGACTCCCAGAGAGCAGAGATGTGCCCAGCTCGTAAACCATCTGCACGCGGTTTCCACTCAGTTCTTACCCAGCCCCCAGCTGTTGACTCCACAGGTCCCTGTGAGCAAaggatcctcctcctcctgtacACAAGATCGCACCGGGCAAAAGCTGGAGGCTCAGACTAACTGCGTCCCTGTCATCCAGCGGACTCACCCGCCCGTGGAGCTCGGCGGGGAGAACGACACCGACACGGATAGCGGCTATGGGGGGGAGAGCGAGGGCCGGCCGGATCGGGAGAAAGGCCAAGCGGCTGGGCTGCCCGGCGTGACTATCAAACAGGAGCCCGCCGGGGACGAGGCCCCAGCGCCCAAGAGGCTGAGGCTGGATTGCAGCAGCAGCGCCACGCTccctgccgccgccgccgccgcgctGAGCCCGGAGCAccaggcagctgctgccctgctGAGACCCGACGCCGCCCTGCTCAGCTCCCTCATGGCCtttggcgggggcggggctgcttTTGGCCCGCaagccgccgccgcccccctttGCCTGCCCTTCTACTTCATCTCCCCCTCCGCGGCCGCGGCCTACATGCAGCCCTTGCTGGACAAGAGCAACCTGGAGAAATATCTGTACCCAGCCGCCGCCCCCATCCCTTTGCTCTACTCCGGAATCCCGGCCcaggccgccgccgccgctgccttcCCCTGCCTGTCCTCGGTGCTGGCGCCGGCTGATAAGGCGAACGCAGCCGCCGCCGCCTCGGCCCTTCTGCCTCTTGACATGGTCTCTGCCGGGCAGCACCTGCCCCATCTCTTCGCTGCTGCCTGCGAGACTGGGCCCAGCCTGGACAGTGACCTTCCCTCCCCGGAAGATCTTTTGCAGCCCGGAAAGGAAAGCCCCTGA